A DNA window from Drosophila pseudoobscura strain MV-25-SWS-2005 chromosome 2, UCI_Dpse_MV25, whole genome shotgun sequence contains the following coding sequences:
- the Tim17b1 gene encoding probable mitochondrial import inner membrane translocase subunit Tim17 1: MEREPCPFRLLEDCGGAFAIGALGGGLFQYLKGFRNAPTGMCRGLYGGLDCVKMKTPAIAGNFAVWAATYSTVDCAMVFLRQREDAWNSLFSGAATGGILAARQGLKGMMSSALVGGVLMGLIEGISILMTHQSADQFRQFSSRDRTTGILQQKTSFSDLYTNFTEGNPSSV, encoded by the exons ATGGAACGCGAACCGTGCCCCTTTCGCTTGCTGGAGGACTGCGGCGGTGCCTTCGCCATAGGCGCCTTGGGCGGGGGCCTGTTCCAGTATCTGAAGGGGTTCAGGAATGCCCCCACTGGAATGTGTCGTGGGCTCTACGGCGGTTTGGATTGCGTGAAAATGAAGACACCCGCGATTGCTGGCAACTTTGCCGTTTGGGCCGCCACCTACAGCACGGTGGACTGTGCGATGGTCTTCTTAAGGCAGCGGGAGGACGCCTGGAACTCGCTCTTCAGTGGAGCGGCCACTGGCGGGATACTCGCGGCCAGACAAGGTCTCAAGGGTATGATGAGCAGTGCCTTGGTTGGTGGCGTTCTAATGGGTCTGATAGAGGGCATCAGCATTCTTATGACCCACCAATCGGCGGACCAATTCCGCCAGTTCTCTTCTCGGGATCGCACAACTGGGATTCTCCAGCAGAAGACTAGCTTTTCCGATTTGTACACTAATTTTACGGAG GGCAATCCTTCGTCTGTTTAG